The Sceloporus undulatus isolate JIND9_A2432 ecotype Alabama unplaced genomic scaffold, SceUnd_v1.1 scaffold_1410, whole genome shotgun sequence DNA window aggggagagaaaagagggtTGGTTCAGGGTTGGTTTTGTATCCCTGCAGCTAGCCCCACTGGCCACTCCTGCTCCAGCCCTGCCTTGCAAGGCAACTTACCCTGGGACAGTGTATTTTTTGACCTTGCTGCTGGTCCCCTGCTCCTTGGGTTGGAACTGTTTGACCAAGACGTTGGTCAGGGCCACAAAGTGGTATGGCAGCCAGCGCCTCAGGTCCAGCATGTCAATGAGGTCTGCTACAATGGTCCTGATCCCTCGGAGTGCCTTCACCTGAGGAGAGAAGCAGGTTTTCTGGTAAACAACCCGGAGGAGGGAGGGTCACCCGGGTTTCCTGCCTTGCGGATAGGCCATGCATGCGAGGGTCAGCCCCTTACCTTGTCCAAAGGCAGTTCCTCACTGTCCTGAATCTGACTTTCATTCAGCTTCGCCAGGAAGACATTCAGGCAGTTGTTGTAGTCGCCTTTGCATTCCCAGAAGACGCCACACATGAGCTGATCGCAGCCcctagagaaagggaaggagagccagTGGCATCCGTGCTGGACCCCCAGCCCctgggagggaaaatggggagcCTCCTGGGAGGAGGCATGCACCTACGTTTCTTCCGATTCCATGTAATGCTCCATCATCATATACAATTGATTTCTTGCGATGAACGTTGCCATGTCACACTTTTCTTCTGGGGAGGAACTGGAGAACCTCTTGCAGAGCCGATGTAAGGATTCCTTCATCTGTCGGAAGggaaaaagagagcagggaagatGAGGCCCTGTGTGACAAGCCTTGGGGACGGGtcctgccttcctgctctttAAGGCCTGCTCTTTAATGTGGGTTTTGGGTTGGATaactttaaaagggaaaaaaatacctATTGTCTCTCAAaggttttaatgtttattttggtTTTCGCACTTACTTTTGGTCTCAGAAAGACAAGGCGCATCAAGAATTCCCAGATCACTATATTAGGAAGCCATTGCAGAGGACTTGGATAAAAACAAAGTGTTTCCGAAAACCCCAAAGCGGCGTTTTTAAGGAGAGGAGCCTAGCTTCCAAAACATGGGTGGCTTGTAAGAAAGAAGTGTTAACAAAAACCCCAATGAAGGAATCTAGCAAATCCAAACCAGAGAGGAATTAGCTGAAGAGGGGATCCtctgtccctggtttccttaCAGACAATTAACAGAGAGATCCAGCATGGATCAGAAATGAGAGGGTTTTGAAAAGACAAGTTTGGCGTTTGAAGATTTaacaaaaacaggatataaaacaTAATAGCCAGATTATATAAAATTTTACTAAAATTAGAGCAAGAGCAGGAAGGAATAAAAGATAACATGAACAAATGGACTCAAAACACGGGACATACTATTAAATCTGAAGATTGGGGAAGAGCAGGGAATAAATATCTATAATTTACAAAGAGGTGTACATTAAAAGGAAAACTTGATAAACTATATTTTAGGTACCACCCAAAGAATTGCTaaaatgtcaaataaataaataaataaatacaaaagatacatgttggaaatgtgattacacacacacacacacacacacacagccatggTGGCAGTGTCTGACAActaaaaaaatctggaatgaagTAGCCAAAAACATAGAATTAATCTTTAATATCAGTTTCCCGATGAGCCTAGAACTCTATTTCCCGAAGGTGAAACAGAGAATACAAAAACAATTTGGGAAGAGACC harbors:
- the LOC121917886 gene encoding uncharacterized protein LOC121917886 — encoded protein: ASENNPSPAAEAEPGPTSDSSRVPTPQEGASDEKPSDLQFDWDEFESSPMKESLHRLCKRFSSSSPEEKCDMATFIARNQLYMMMEHYMESEETGCDQLMCGVFWECKGDYNNCLNVFLAKLNESQIQDSEELPLDKVKALRGIRTIVADLIDMLDLRRWLPYHFVALTNVLVKQFQPKEQGTSSKVKKYTVPGEAIDIFQVLLQRLDLVHDMKLKMPFG